One genomic segment of bacterium includes these proteins:
- a CDS encoding 4Fe-4S dicluster domain-containing protein: MEKPVKDARSGSERDERKAGRRTVNRRDFLRGMAVAGGAAFLGTPTDVEALHDLSGWPDRMGMLTDLTECVGCRSCESACNAANGLPAPEVPFDEKSVFERKRRPTASAYTVVNRYGNPKGSGNPIYRKVQCNHCEEPSCASACPVRAYTKTPEGPVLYDKDVCFGCRYCMVACPFYAPAYDYESALEPKVVKCTMCHGRIKAGGIPACAGSCPMGAITFGRREKLLKIARDRIRKFPDRYVDQIYGEYEAGGTSWLYLSGIPFGELDFPTNLPRKPIVENTKGFLSAVPLVLTLWPALLGLCYAANRNKEEKG; this comes from the coding sequence ATGGAAAAACCCGTGAAGGACGCCCGAAGCGGCAGCGAACGGGATGAGAGGAAGGCCGGGAGGAGGACCGTGAACCGAAGGGATTTTCTCCGGGGCATGGCGGTGGCCGGAGGGGCCGCGTTCCTCGGCACCCCGACGGACGTCGAGGCGCTCCACGATCTCTCCGGGTGGCCGGACCGGATGGGGATGCTCACCGACCTGACGGAGTGCGTCGGATGCCGCAGCTGCGAATCCGCCTGCAACGCCGCGAACGGTCTTCCGGCTCCGGAGGTCCCGTTCGACGAGAAATCGGTGTTCGAACGGAAAAGGCGGCCCACCGCGAGCGCGTACACGGTCGTCAACCGGTACGGGAACCCGAAAGGCTCGGGAAACCCGATCTACCGGAAAGTGCAGTGCAATCATTGCGAGGAGCCCAGCTGCGCCTCCGCGTGCCCCGTGCGCGCCTACACGAAAACGCCGGAAGGACCGGTGCTCTACGACAAGGACGTCTGCTTCGGGTGCAGATACTGCATGGTCGCCTGCCCGTTCTACGCCCCCGCATACGACTACGAGAGCGCCCTGGAGCCCAAGGTCGTCAAGTGCACGATGTGCCACGGGAGGATCAAGGCGGGGGGGATCCCCGCATGCGCCGGGAGTTGCCCCATGGGGGCGATCACGTTCGGAAGGCGGGAGAAGCTTCTGAAGATCGCGAGGGACCGGATCCGGAAGTTCCCGGACCGGTACGTCGACCAGATCTACGGCGAATACGAGGCCGGGGGGACAAGCTGGTTGTACCTCTCGGGGATTCCCTTCGGGGAGCTGGACTTCCCGACGAATCTTCCACGGAAGCCGATCGTCGAGAACACGAAGGGGTTCCTCTCCGCGGTTCCCCTCGTCCTCACACTGTGGCCCGCGCTGCTGGGGTTGTGCTATGCGGCGAATCGGAACAAGGAGGAAAAGGGATGA
- the tpx gene encoding thiol peroxidase, with amino-acid sequence MQERKGVITFKGNPMTLLGPEIKAGDKAPDFRVVDTGLAPVTLADFKGKVKIISAVPSLDTPTCDTETRRFNQEAAALPGNVVVLTVSLDLPFAQKRWCAAVGIDKVKTLSDYQDRSFASAYGVLIKELKLLSRSIFVVDGSDTVRYVQHVKEVSQEPDYAAVLAAAKGLT; translated from the coding sequence ATGCAGGAGCGCAAGGGAGTGATCACGTTCAAGGGGAATCCGATGACCCTCCTCGGGCCCGAGATCAAGGCGGGGGACAAGGCGCCCGACTTCCGGGTCGTGGACACGGGGCTGGCGCCGGTCACGCTCGCGGATTTCAAGGGGAAGGTCAAGATCATCAGCGCCGTGCCGTCCCTCGATACGCCGACGTGCGACACGGAGACGCGGCGATTCAACCAGGAGGCGGCGGCGCTCCCGGGAAACGTCGTCGTCCTCACGGTCAGCCTCGACCTCCCCTTCGCCCAGAAACGGTGGTGCGCGGCGGTCGGGATCGACAAGGTGAAGACCCTCTCGGACTACCAGGACCGCTCCTTCGCCTCCGCCTACGGGGTCCTCATCAAGGAGTTGAAGCTCCTGTCCCGGTCGATCTTCGTCGTCGACGGGAGCGACACGGTGCGGTACGTCCAGCACGTGAAGGAGGTCTCCCAGGAGCCCGACTACGCCGCGGTCCTCGCGGCGGCGAAGGGCCTCACGTAG
- a CDS encoding cytochrome b/b6 domain-containing protein has product MKGNRAEGKRMIRRFSRLRILEHWAIILSTLILFATGLSQRFWTLDFSQWLILKMGGIDNVRWIHRYAGIFFSLGLILNVVVAVAGVVRGKWAPLMFITRKDFTDAVENMKYYFGLDDHPAKCDRYDYMEKFEYWTILMGGSLMILTGTVLWFPILVTKHLPGEIIPAAKALHSNEALLIFLINAIWHIINAMLSPEVFPLDTSIFTGYISRERMAREHPIELERIEKGVPANPPAGGSDNPAELPVATLGTSK; this is encoded by the coding sequence ATGAAGGGGAACCGGGCCGAAGGAAAACGGATGATCCGGAGGTTCAGCAGGCTGCGGATCCTCGAGCATTGGGCGATCATCCTTTCCACGCTGATCCTGTTCGCCACGGGCCTGTCCCAGCGGTTCTGGACGCTGGACTTTTCCCAGTGGCTCATCCTGAAGATGGGGGGGATCGACAACGTCCGGTGGATCCACCGGTATGCGGGGATCTTCTTCTCCCTCGGACTGATCCTGAACGTCGTCGTGGCCGTCGCGGGGGTCGTCCGGGGAAAATGGGCCCCCTTGATGTTCATCACGAGGAAGGATTTCACCGACGCGGTAGAGAACATGAAGTACTACTTCGGACTGGACGACCACCCCGCGAAGTGCGACCGGTACGACTACATGGAGAAGTTCGAATACTGGACGATCCTGATGGGCGGGTCCCTGATGATCCTGACGGGAACGGTCCTTTGGTTCCCGATCCTCGTCACGAAGCACCTTCCCGGCGAGATCATCCCCGCGGCGAAGGCCCTGCATTCCAACGAAGCCCTGCTGATCTTCCTCATCAACGCGATCTGGCACATCATCAACGCAATGCTCAGCCCCGAGGTGTTTCCCCTTGATACGAGCATCTTCACCGGGTATATCTCGCGTGAGAGAATGGCGCGGGAGCACCCCATCGAGCTCGAAAGGATCGAGAAGGGTGTCCCGGCGAATCCCCCGGCGGGCGGGTCGGACAATCCGGCGGAACTTCCGGTCGCGACGCTGGGGACCTCGAAGTAG
- a CDS encoding M48 family metalloprotease, giving the protein MSLSGFFHSWPGLYMAQAFFHSLVASVIAEIAIKAWGVRDPAVRQRVFLVPIVAPVFLFPLFQRFSPERGSMYFRLGTVFESGRWLEIEILGTHPVMGGLVVVFTITSLVFLFQELIPILRHSFESGKPEKAVGKIDCLEDPAIRTAMETLPVAPAVLVVENDDLLIYSTTGNSAAVYVSSSLVSTLTEVELRSAVAHEISHLIRSRHPMLVGAYLLRTLMFFNPVVLMEFRRAAQEEEKVCDEFAVSITRNRSALVQALRKLYLPPEEPPPPGGRRTRKTASEIEERSHRLNIESRISRLESGEDHDPGIRWLVPTAVAAATVLVNYFIV; this is encoded by the coding sequence ATGAGCCTTTCCGGCTTTTTCCATTCCTGGCCCGGCCTGTACATGGCCCAGGCATTCTTCCACTCCCTTGTCGCTTCCGTCATCGCCGAAATCGCGATCAAGGCCTGGGGCGTCAGGGACCCCGCGGTCCGGCAGAGGGTCTTCCTCGTCCCGATCGTCGCCCCGGTGTTCCTGTTTCCCCTCTTTCAACGCTTCAGCCCCGAGCGGGGCTCGATGTACTTCCGCCTTGGGACGGTCTTCGAGAGCGGCAGGTGGCTTGAAATCGAGATCCTGGGGACCCATCCCGTGATGGGTGGGCTGGTGGTGGTATTCACGATCACTTCCCTCGTCTTCCTTTTCCAGGAACTCATCCCGATCTTGAGGCACTCGTTCGAGTCGGGGAAGCCGGAGAAAGCCGTCGGCAAGATCGATTGCCTGGAGGACCCGGCGATCCGGACGGCGATGGAAACCTTGCCGGTCGCCCCCGCCGTTCTCGTCGTGGAGAACGACGATCTCCTCATCTACTCCACCACCGGGAATAGCGCGGCGGTGTACGTCTCCTCCTCGCTTGTTTCGACCCTCACGGAGGTGGAACTGCGCTCCGCGGTGGCCCACGAGATCTCCCACCTCATCCGGAGCCGTCACCCGATGCTGGTCGGGGCGTACCTGCTCCGGACGCTCATGTTCTTCAACCCCGTGGTCCTGATGGAGTTCCGAAGGGCGGCCCAGGAGGAGGAGAAGGTGTGCGACGAGTTCGCCGTTTCCATCACCCGGAACCGGAGCGCCCTGGTTCAGGCGCTCCGGAAGCTGTACCTGCCTCCGGAAGAGCCCCCGCCGCCCGGCGGTCGGAGGACCCGAAAGACCGCGAGTGAGATCGAGGAGCGCAGCCATCGCTTGAACATCGAGAGCCGGATCTCCAGGCTGGAATCCGGGGAGGACCACGATCCCGGGATACGGTGGCTGGTGCCCACGGCGGTCGCGGCGGCCACCGTCCTTGTCAACTACTTCATCGTGTAG
- a CDS encoding aldo/keto reductase, which produces MRYKLLGRTGLRVSELCLGTMTFGEEWGWGASKEESRAMFDAFANAGGNFVDTANLYTGGTSETFVGELLKGRRERFVLATKYTLNMRPDDPNGGGNHRKNLVQSLDASLKRLGTDYIDLYWVHAWDGMTPLEETMRALDDVVRSGKVLYVGISDAPAWVVSRANTLADLKDWSPFAALQIQYNLVDRSPERDLLPMAKALDLAVTPWGVLGGGVLSGKYKSPKDRPAGARYSKDEAWAASMVTDRSVRIAETVLQVANETGRTAPQVALSWVRRQPFGVIVPILGAKTVAQLRDNLGCLDFTLAPDQLARLDEASRIELGFPHDFLVSARSHVFGKTFPLIDNHRA; this is translated from the coding sequence ATGCGGTACAAGCTGCTGGGGAGGACGGGCCTTCGTGTCTCGGAGCTGTGCCTGGGAACGATGACGTTCGGCGAGGAGTGGGGCTGGGGAGCGTCGAAGGAGGAGAGCCGCGCCATGTTCGACGCGTTCGCGAACGCCGGGGGGAACTTCGTCGACACGGCGAACCTGTACACGGGCGGCACGAGCGAAACGTTCGTGGGCGAGCTTCTGAAAGGCCGGCGGGAGCGGTTCGTCCTCGCCACGAAATACACCCTGAACATGCGTCCCGACGATCCGAACGGCGGCGGGAACCACCGGAAGAACCTGGTGCAGTCGCTCGACGCCAGCCTGAAGCGCCTCGGGACCGATTATATCGACCTCTACTGGGTGCACGCCTGGGACGGCATGACGCCCCTCGAAGAGACGATGCGTGCCCTGGACGACGTGGTGCGTTCCGGAAAGGTCCTCTACGTCGGGATCTCCGATGCCCCCGCATGGGTCGTGTCGCGGGCGAACACGCTCGCCGACCTGAAAGACTGGAGCCCCTTCGCCGCCCTGCAGATCCAGTACAATCTGGTGGACCGGAGTCCGGAACGCGACCTGCTGCCGATGGCGAAGGCGCTGGACCTCGCCGTGACCCCCTGGGGGGTTCTCGGAGGAGGCGTCCTCTCGGGGAAGTACAAATCGCCGAAGGATCGACCGGCCGGGGCGCGCTACTCGAAGGACGAGGCGTGGGCAGCGTCGATGGTCACGGACCGCAGCGTCCGGATCGCGGAAACGGTCCTTCAGGTCGCAAATGAAACGGGCCGCACCGCGCCGCAGGTGGCGCTTTCGTGGGTCCGCCGGCAACCGTTCGGGGTGATCGTCCCGATCCTCGGGGCGAAGACCGTCGCGCAGCTGCGGGACAACCTCGGGTGCCTCGATTTCACCCTTGCGCCGGATCAGCTGGCGAGGCTGGACGAAGCCAGCCGGATCGAACTCGGCTTCCCCCACGATTTCCTCGTCAGCGCGCGGTCCCACGTCTTCGGGAAGACGTTCCCGCTGATCGACAACCATCGGGCATGA
- a CDS encoding phosphosulfolactate synthase, whose amino-acid sequence MKRDISRGFEYVHMNHRAGKPRTGGITEIRGPYYAPMGKRYLADILETMGEYVDILKFSGGSFALMPKPAVRELIDLCHEHKVLVSTGGFVERVLTQGSEAVDRYFDECRELGFDIVEVSSGFLSIPLPDLVRLVERVGDHGMKAKPEVGIQFGAGGASSPEELEAEGTADTSRAIRAAKAFLEAGAPLVMIESEGITESVRRWRTDVAAKIADEVGLDKVMFEAADPAVFSWYVKNFGPDVNLFVDHSQVVQLECLRSGIWGTAGTWGRVVTFKEPPKKETVRRSMFSMIDPPGSFFLPPSGSLQRTISMPDGTHVRYGVH is encoded by the coding sequence ATGAAACGGGACATTTCGCGCGGTTTCGAATACGTCCACATGAATCACAGGGCAGGAAAACCCAGGACCGGCGGGATCACGGAGATCCGCGGCCCATATTATGCCCCGATGGGAAAGAGGTACCTCGCGGACATCCTGGAAACCATGGGGGAGTATGTCGATATCCTGAAATTCAGCGGCGGCTCGTTCGCCCTCATGCCGAAGCCGGCGGTGAGGGAGCTCATCGACCTGTGCCACGAGCACAAGGTCCTCGTGTCCACCGGGGGATTCGTCGAACGGGTCCTCACCCAGGGATCCGAGGCCGTGGACCGGTACTTCGACGAATGCCGGGAGCTCGGCTTCGACATCGTAGAGGTCTCCAGCGGATTCCTCTCGATTCCCCTGCCCGACCTCGTGCGCCTGGTGGAGCGCGTCGGGGATCACGGGATGAAGGCGAAGCCGGAAGTGGGGATACAGTTCGGCGCCGGCGGCGCGAGTTCCCCGGAGGAGCTCGAGGCCGAGGGAACCGCGGACACGTCCCGCGCGATCCGCGCCGCGAAGGCGTTCCTCGAGGCGGGCGCGCCGCTGGTGATGATCGAGTCCGAGGGGATCACGGAGAGCGTGCGCCGCTGGAGGACCGACGTCGCGGCGAAGATCGCCGACGAGGTCGGCCTGGACAAGGTGATGTTCGAGGCGGCCGATCCGGCGGTCTTCTCCTGGTACGTGAAGAACTTCGGGCCGGACGTGAATCTCTTCGTCGACCACTCCCAGGTAGTGCAGCTGGAGTGCCTCCGGTCCGGCATCTGGGGGACCGCCGGCACGTGGGGCAGGGTGGTCACCTTCAAGGAGCCCCCGAAGAAAGAAACGGTACGACGCTCGATGTTTTCCATGATCGATCCCCCCGGAAGTTTTTTTCTTCCGCCCTCTGGTTCCTTGCAGCGTACCATATCGATGCCGGATGGCACCCACGTTCGTTACGGCGTTCATTGA
- a CDS encoding type III polyketide synthase, producing MILEKGWPGMIIRAVALLAAMFVLFPPAIAGAASVDALAPATIRGACDVAFLATSTLHDVPGSARCLPFAAVLARDAAGKQFIPSVEVNVPVAAMDTRNRTRDGKMREMFRSERFPRIHAAAQDVDVDRLREETGKDREGKASIDLLLRIRDIERKVRATASNLKESGEQVTFDLEFPVSLGEFALKAPSVLGIIRVGDKVAVKAAFTLTVSRSPWYASNRKGRRHPMTAWIHRIDTLLPDFSFAQEEAMVKMQEWARDDRERRMVRAVYRHSGIERRHSVLRNYDGEGEGAFFRRDADGTLQGPGTAARNDIFSTESRAMSVALARKVIGNCPWATPAGVTHVVTVSCTGFYNPGPDYHIVREPGMSDATQRYHLGFMGCYAAFPALRMAAQFCAADRSAVVLVMCLELCSLHLQLNGSEDNLLANSLFADGAGAAIVSAREPEPGAPAYRLDGFRSALVPSGEQDMTWRIGDRGFDIALSSYVPKLIGANILELVGPALAAGGLSLSDIDTWAVHPGGKSIVDQVQRTLGLSAGQVGVSREVLRRCGNMSSATILFVLEEILTRPSGKGRERVCAVAFGPGLTVEMATLEAIFAPDPAGVAFAGAIPLPPG from the coding sequence ATGATACTGGAGAAGGGGTGGCCGGGGATGATTATCCGTGCGGTGGCGCTGCTGGCGGCCATGTTCGTCCTTTTCCCCCCCGCCATCGCGGGGGCCGCTTCGGTGGACGCCCTCGCTCCGGCGACGATCCGGGGTGCGTGCGACGTCGCATTCCTCGCCACGTCCACGCTGCACGATGTTCCCGGCTCCGCCCGTTGTCTCCCCTTCGCCGCGGTCCTTGCCCGCGACGCCGCGGGCAAACAGTTCATCCCGTCCGTGGAAGTGAATGTGCCGGTCGCGGCGATGGACACGCGGAACAGGACCCGCGACGGGAAGATGCGGGAGATGTTCCGGTCGGAGCGGTTTCCGCGCATCCACGCGGCGGCGCAGGACGTGGATGTCGACCGGCTCCGCGAGGAGACGGGGAAGGATCGCGAAGGGAAGGCATCGATCGACCTGCTCCTCCGGATTCGGGACATCGAACGGAAGGTCCGCGCCACGGCGAGCAACCTGAAGGAGTCCGGCGAACAGGTCACCTTCGACCTCGAGTTCCCCGTGTCGCTCGGGGAGTTCGCTCTGAAGGCCCCCTCCGTCCTCGGGATCATCCGGGTCGGCGACAAGGTCGCCGTCAAGGCCGCCTTCACCTTGACCGTTTCCCGGTCCCCTTGGTATGCATCCAACCGGAAAGGACGGAGGCATCCCATGACCGCCTGGATCCACCGGATCGACACGCTGCTCCCGGACTTCTCCTTCGCCCAGGAAGAGGCGATGGTGAAGATGCAGGAATGGGCCCGCGACGACCGGGAGCGGCGCATGGTGCGCGCCGTGTACCGGCACTCGGGGATCGAGCGCCGCCACTCCGTCCTTCGCAACTACGACGGGGAGGGGGAGGGCGCCTTCTTCCGGCGGGACGCCGATGGGACGCTTCAGGGTCCCGGGACCGCCGCACGAAACGACATCTTTTCGACCGAGTCCCGCGCGATGTCCGTGGCGTTGGCCCGGAAGGTGATCGGGAACTGTCCCTGGGCCACCCCCGCCGGCGTAACGCACGTCGTGACCGTGTCGTGCACCGGGTTCTACAACCCCGGCCCCGACTACCACATCGTGCGCGAGCCGGGGATGTCCGACGCCACGCAGCGGTACCACCTCGGCTTCATGGGGTGCTATGCCGCCTTCCCCGCCTTGCGGATGGCCGCACAGTTCTGCGCGGCGGACCGATCCGCCGTGGTCCTCGTGATGTGCCTCGAGCTGTGCAGCCTCCACCTGCAGTTGAACGGATCGGAGGACAACCTGCTGGCGAACTCGCTCTTCGCCGACGGGGCGGGGGCCGCGATCGTTTCCGCCCGGGAGCCGGAACCGGGCGCGCCCGCGTACCGGCTGGACGGTTTCCGTTCCGCGCTGGTTCCCTCCGGCGAGCAGGACATGACGTGGCGGATCGGCGACCGGGGGTTCGATATCGCCCTGTCGAGCTACGTGCCGAAGCTCATCGGCGCGAACATCCTTGAACTGGTCGGTCCCGCACTCGCCGCCGGGGGGCTCTCCCTGTCCGACATCGATACGTGGGCGGTCCACCCCGGGGGGAAGTCGATCGTCGACCAGGTGCAGAGGACCCTCGGCCTTTCCGCCGGCCAGGTGGGCGTCTCCCGGGAGGTGCTGCGGAGATGCGGGAACATGAGCAGCGCCACGATCCTTTTCGTCCTCGAGGAGATCCTCACGCGTCCCTCCGGGAAAGGACGGGAGCGCGTCTGCGCCGTCGCCTTCGGGCCCGGGCTGACCGTGGAGATGGCGACCCTGGAGGCGATCTTCGCTCCGGATCCCGCCGGGGTTGCGTTCGCCGGAGCGATCCCCCTGCCGCCGGGGTGA
- the nrfD gene encoding polysulfide reductase NrfD, with amino-acid sequence MNDNYLVKEEAYPARFANKLTMGMPLSEYARKLVTPFNIVAAILLSVGLPLIGLRFWQGLATVTHASNEYPWSILLGWGLFSGVPLSGTGYVMATAVYIFGFKKYHPLVRLGVLTGFMGYLFAVIYLLIDIGRPWRIYYPMAVSFGPTSVLFLVAWHVATYLTVQLLEFSPAILEWIQARRTRKWAILITVAMTIAGVILSTLHQSALGALFLMAPGKLHPLWYSAFIPVFFFISSIYAGLCMVIAVSTIGARYLREKADHRFLDSLDGLTVGLGKAACIVMFVYFALRMIGVAHDDNWALLLSSSYGYWFLTEVLLFVLLPCVVLTVGVKLHSARIVRVGAFHAIAGVILTRLNISILMFNWNLPGHFQAIVPPAREVAIVLSIITLHVLIFRWILNRMPVMREDPAYLEDGH; translated from the coding sequence ATGAACGACAACTACCTGGTAAAGGAAGAGGCGTACCCCGCCCGATTCGCGAACAAGCTGACGATGGGCATGCCGTTGTCCGAGTACGCCCGCAAACTCGTCACGCCGTTCAATATCGTGGCGGCGATCCTCCTCTCCGTCGGCCTTCCCCTCATCGGCCTCCGTTTCTGGCAAGGGTTGGCCACCGTCACGCACGCCTCCAACGAATACCCATGGAGCATCCTGCTCGGGTGGGGGCTCTTCTCCGGCGTTCCGCTTTCGGGGACGGGGTACGTGATGGCGACCGCGGTGTACATCTTCGGGTTCAAAAAATACCACCCGCTCGTCCGCCTCGGGGTCCTGACCGGGTTCATGGGGTATCTCTTCGCCGTGATCTACCTCCTGATCGATATCGGCCGGCCCTGGCGGATCTATTACCCGATGGCCGTGTCCTTCGGGCCGACGTCCGTTCTCTTCCTCGTCGCCTGGCACGTCGCCACGTACCTGACCGTCCAACTGCTCGAGTTCAGCCCGGCGATCCTGGAATGGATCCAGGCGCGCCGGACGCGGAAGTGGGCGATCCTGATCACCGTCGCGATGACAATCGCGGGGGTGATCCTCTCCACGCTCCATCAGTCGGCCCTCGGGGCGCTGTTCCTGATGGCTCCCGGCAAACTCCATCCGCTGTGGTACTCGGCGTTCATCCCCGTCTTCTTCTTCATCTCCAGCATCTACGCAGGGCTCTGCATGGTGATCGCGGTGAGCACGATCGGCGCCAGATACCTCAGGGAGAAGGCGGACCACCGGTTCCTGGACAGCCTGGACGGGCTCACGGTCGGCCTCGGGAAGGCCGCCTGCATCGTGATGTTCGTATACTTCGCGCTGCGGATGATCGGCGTCGCACACGACGACAACTGGGCGCTCCTTCTCTCCTCATCCTACGGCTACTGGTTCCTCACCGAGGTCCTTCTTTTCGTGCTGCTCCCCTGCGTCGTCCTGACCGTCGGCGTCAAACTTCACTCCGCCCGGATCGTCCGGGTTGGCGCATTCCATGCCATTGCCGGCGTCATCCTGACCCGCCTCAACATCTCGATCCTGATGTTCAACTGGAACCTCCCGGGTCATTTCCAGGCCATCGTCCCCCCGGCGCGGGAGGTGGCCATCGTGCTCTCCATCATCACCCTGCACGTGCTCATCTTCCGGTGGATCCTGAACCGGATGCCTGTGATGCGGGAGGACCCCGCATACCTGGAGGATGGACATTGA
- a CDS encoding histone deacetylase — MPRYATGVFYHPSFSRRSYLTVGARLADFPAALDGVLRGGRVGLYEPGPVSRELLLKVHTPGLIEGVKGDPLCSTAWHSAGGVVMAGEKIAEGEIGNAFAFIGAGGHHSGRDFFGGYCCFNDVALCVVNLREKHGLRRFAILDTDAHHGDGTRELFLDDPDILHVCFCGTEYESPDGTKVDVGHPDPRGSGVGTPSNDAYFDQVSRRFPDRVRRFRPDLLFWYFGFDTHQGDYGDIGLTGPCYWNIACLMRDLAGEVCGGKLAVVLGGGSRTELATNLIPPVIERLAGAYGSR, encoded by the coding sequence ATGCCCCGGTACGCCACCGGCGTCTTCTATCACCCTTCCTTTTCCCGGCGCAGCTACCTGACGGTCGGCGCGCGGCTGGCCGACTTCCCTGCGGCGCTGGACGGAGTGCTCCGGGGCGGCCGGGTCGGGCTCTACGAGCCGGGGCCCGTTTCCCGGGAATTGCTGCTGAAGGTCCACACCCCTGGGTTGATCGAAGGGGTGAAGGGGGATCCGCTCTGCTCCACCGCCTGGCATTCGGCGGGCGGCGTGGTGATGGCGGGGGAGAAGATCGCCGAGGGGGAGATCGGCAACGCCTTCGCCTTCATCGGTGCCGGCGGGCACCATTCCGGCCGGGATTTCTTCGGGGGGTACTGCTGCTTCAACGACGTCGCGCTCTGCGTCGTCAACCTGCGGGAGAAGCACGGCCTCCGGAGGTTCGCGATCCTCGACACCGACGCCCACCACGGCGATGGCACGCGGGAGCTCTTCCTCGACGACCCCGACATCCTCCATGTCTGTTTCTGCGGCACGGAGTACGAATCGCCCGACGGGACGAAGGTGGACGTGGGGCACCCCGACCCCCGCGGGAGCGGGGTGGGTACCCCCTCAAACGATGCTTACTTCGACCAGGTTTCCCGCCGGTTTCCCGACCGGGTCCGCCGGTTCCGCCCCGACCTGCTCTTCTGGTACTTCGGCTTCGACACCCACCAGGGCGACTACGGCGACATCGGGCTCACCGGGCCGTGCTACTGGAACATCGCCTGCCTGATGCGGGACCTCGCGGGGGAGGTCTGCGGCGGGAAGCTCGCGGTGGTTCTCGGCGGCGGCTCCCGGACGGAGCTGGCCACGAACCTGATCCCGCCGGTGATCGAGCGGCTGGCGGGGGCATACGGTTCGAGATGA
- a CDS encoding cytochrome c family protein — protein sequence MKTKPVLTIVLCWMVALTATLYAGTDAPAARPAGSRNGKMPGKVLLVSLADKHGPVNFDHEKHVGTAGSCAECHHQHGGAQVPSCGGCHTVDAASFRKNVHLDRIRPCGECHPASYDSGKLDRPTLSAAYHRACIKCHREVGSVGTDPKGCAEMCHESTTQARTR from the coding sequence ATGAAAACGAAGCCCGTATTGACCATCGTTCTCTGCTGGATGGTGGCGCTCACGGCAACCCTGTACGCCGGGACCGATGCGCCCGCTGCGCGGCCGGCGGGATCCCGGAATGGGAAAATGCCCGGGAAGGTGCTCCTGGTCTCCCTCGCCGACAAGCACGGGCCGGTGAATTTCGACCACGAAAAGCACGTGGGGACGGCGGGAAGCTGCGCCGAATGCCACCACCAGCATGGAGGCGCACAGGTCCCCTCCTGCGGCGGGTGCCACACGGTCGACGCGGCTTCCTTCAGGAAGAATGTGCACCTTGACCGGATCCGCCCCTGCGGGGAATGCCACCCGGCGTCGTACGACTCCGGAAAACTTGACCGCCCGACGCTTTCGGCCGCCTACCACCGCGCCTGCATCAAGTGCCATCGGGAAGTGGGAAGCGTCGGCACGGACCCGAAGGGGTGCGCAGAAATGTGTCACGAGAGCACCACGCAGGCCAGGACACGGTAG